Sequence from the Corallococcus sp. EGB genome:
CCGAGCGCAGCGTGCCCAGCAGCGTGGCGTCGTCCACCGAGCCGGGCTCGCCCAGCACCTGGGCCAGGTAGGCCCGGTCCTCGGGGACCGCGTTCGCGGACTTCCACCACTCGAAGGTGACGCTGCTCACGCTCAGCACCACGGGCAGGGTGACGACGCCCTGGCGGCCGGGGTTGGCGAGGAAGGCGCCCATCTTCCCCTCCACCTCCGTGAGCCCCCGGTGGAGCCGGTTGAGGACCGCGATGCGCAGCTTCGCGCGGCCCTCCAGCGCCTGCTTCGCGGCCTCCGACGACTGGCCGTCCGTCGCGGTGCGCTCCCGGGAGGACTCCGAAGCGGCGGGCTGGCGCGCGAGCTGGGGCGGCACGCCCACCTGCGGCGCCGCTGGCGGCGGCTGGGGGAGCGCCGGGGCCGTCTGGGGCGTCTGGGCCGCGAGGGCCGGAGGCTGCTCCAGTGAGCCCAGGCTGGCGGCGCCCTGGGACGTGCCGGACGCCATCCCCGTCTGCTGCTGCTGGGCGCCCTTCGCGCCGCCGCCTTCCTTGCGCTCGGTCTCTCCCGAGCGCCCGAAGTCCATGCCGTCCTGGGGGCCGGCCTGCTCCAGGCCCCCCTTGGCGGAGGCGCCCTTCGCGGAGCCGCCCTTGACGGCGACGCCTCCCTTGCCGGTGCCGCCCTTCGCGGAGGCCTTGCCCGAGGACCTGCCTTCACCGGGCTGCTGCGCCTTCTCCTCCTTCTCCTGCGCGGGGCTCTGCAGGGGCAGGCCCGGGCGGGGAAGACCAGACGGAAGGCGGACGCTCATGGATGGGGGCCTCGGTTGAGGGGAATCAGGCCAGGTCCTTCAGGTGGACGACCAGGTTGCTGGTGTTGCTGCCCAGCGTGCTCGCGTCGTCCGTGGGGATGACGTAGCCCTGATCCGCGCCGACGTGCTTGCGGAAGAAGTCTACCACCTCCGGATCCTGCACGTTGGAGGTGGTGCTCTTCTTGATGCCGTACGCCGTGCCGTCTGCTCCCTTGGCCTTCACCGAGTCGGGCGCGGAGGCGAGCAGGTTCTCCATCGTGCCGGACAGGCGGCCGCCGCTCTCCGGCTGGATGGTCATGGCGGTGTTGTGACCCTCGATGTAGCTGACGTCGTAGTACGTGTTCCCGAACCCGCCGTCGAACTTCACCTCACCGAGCGTCGCGTTCTTGCCGTCGCCCTTGTCGCTGCGGAAGTTGCCGGACCAGTTGTCCGGGAACTGCACCGTCCTGGTCTCACCGGGCTTGAGCGTGACGGAGTCGATGGCCTTCTCACCCGCGTTGGGGGTGAAGTTCACCGTCATCGGCTTGTCGCCGTCGTTGCTGAGGGTGATGGTGTTCTTGCCCTTCGCCGCGCCCGGAGCGCCCACGGACGGGGGACCGGAGACAGGCGCCTGCTGCTTGGGGGCCGCGGGGGCCGGGGTGCCCTGCGCTGCCGGGGCCGCCTCCGCGGGGGCAGCGGCCTGGGCCTGCGGCGCTTCACCGGCGCCCTCGCCAACGCCCGCACCCTCGCTGCCTTCCGCGCCTTCGAGGCCCGCCGCCCCCTCGCCGCCCGCCGCGCCGTCCACGCCCGCCGCCCCCTCGCTGCCCGCCGCGGCGCCCTGCTGCGCACCGGCGCCGCTCATTCCGCCGAGCATCTCCATCATCTGCTTCAGCGTCTGGACCAGCTCGAACAGCTGCTGAAGCGGGTTGGCTCCCTGGAGCGCGCCCTTCTTGCCCACGCCCGCCGGGCCGTCGAAGCCATCCGCCTGGAACATCCCCTGGAGCGAACCCGGGCCGCTCTTGGCCTTCACCGCGTCCGCCGTCACCGCCGTGGGGCGCGCCACCGGGCTGGAGAGCTCCGTGGCGGACGTGCGGGGCGAGAAGGAGGAGCTGGCAACGGACGACTTCGACAGGGGGGAGAGCGCCATGGCGGGGTTCCTCGAGGTTCGGATGGGCCGGCGGGGTCAGCCGGCCGGTTCAGCGATGCAGGGGGCTAGAGCACGGCGCGTGCCATGCTCCCCACACGCTCATCGAAGAGGTAACCCTGTGGAATTCCTCAGGGGACAGACGTGACCAAGGCGCCGGAGGGCCGCCGCCCTGGTGACTGCCGTCAGGCCCCTGGTGTCTGGCGTCATCAGGCCCGGAAGCACCGCTCGCGCGGGACGCATGCGCCCCGCGCGAGCGGTCTCCGCGGCTTCAGGCCGGACGGATCAGACCCTTCGGACGGTGCTCGAATGGATGAGCCGCAGTATCAGCAGCAGCACCACCGCTCCGATGAACGCCACGAAGATGGTGCCCGCGAGTCCGCCGAAGGGGGCTCCCGTGCCGAGCGCCCGGAGGATGAATCCTCCCAGGAAAGCGCCCACCACGCCCACGACGATGTCGCCAATCAGGCCGTAGCCACCGCCGACCACCGCGGACGCGAGCCATCCAGCGATGAGGCCAATCACCGCCCACAACAGGATTGCTTCCAGCGCCATGTCTTCTCCTCCCATCGAGGTGTGAGGTGAAACATGGGCATGATTCCCGGCCGCGCCTGTCCCTCCCCTGAGGGCGACGGCAGGGCAGGCAGGCAGCCTGGGTCTGGTTGGATTCCAATCGTTTCACATTCCACGAGTTCGACTGTCTTCAGAGGAGCGCGGGGCAGAACGCCCCATGAGAACCCGGGGCAAAACGCCCCACTTTGACGGCTGTATCCACGCTCTGTTGCCATGGAGTGATCACCTGTCGCCACGCGCGACGAGGAGCTCACATCCGTGAAGCGCATCTTCGAGTCTGTCGGGTCGCCG
This genomic interval carries:
- a CDS encoding GlsB/YeaQ/YmgE family stress response membrane protein; this encodes MALEAILLWAVIGLIAGWLASAVVGGGYGLIGDIVVGVVGAFLGGFILRALGTGAPFGGLAGTIFVAFIGAVVLLLILRLIHSSTVRRV